The proteins below come from a single Halobacillus salinarum genomic window:
- the minD gene encoding septum site-determining protein MinD: MGEAIVITSGKGGVGKTTTTANLGTALALQNKKVCLVDTDIGLRNLDVVMGLENRIIYDIVDVVQDRCKTKQALITDKRFDCLHLLPAAQTSDKSEVTPEGIKAIVEELKQDYDYIVIDCPAGIEQGYKNAVAGADKAIVVTTPEKSSVRDADRIIGLLEQEEIEAPKLVINRIRTHMMKSGDMLDVDEIVSVLSIDLLGIVIDDDAVLKAANSGEPVALEPNTKASIAYRNIARRILGESVPLMNLEEEPGMIAKVKRFFGLRT, translated from the coding sequence ATGGGTGAGGCAATTGTTATAACCTCCGGAAAAGGAGGGGTTGGTAAGACAACCACAACTGCCAATCTGGGTACTGCTTTAGCCTTGCAGAATAAAAAAGTTTGTTTAGTTGACACCGATATCGGTCTAAGAAACCTTGACGTAGTGATGGGCCTTGAGAACCGGATCATCTATGATATCGTAGATGTGGTACAGGATCGTTGTAAAACGAAGCAAGCGCTGATTACCGACAAACGGTTTGATTGTCTGCACCTACTGCCTGCTGCTCAAACTTCAGACAAGTCTGAGGTTACACCAGAAGGAATAAAAGCGATCGTCGAGGAATTAAAACAAGACTATGATTATATCGTCATTGATTGTCCTGCTGGGATTGAACAAGGCTATAAAAATGCAGTGGCGGGAGCTGATAAAGCCATAGTCGTAACTACACCGGAAAAGTCCAGTGTGAGAGATGCAGACCGAATTATCGGGTTACTGGAGCAGGAAGAAATTGAAGCACCTAAGCTTGTTATCAACCGTATCCGCACTCATATGATGAAAAGCGGTGATATGCTGGATGTCGATGAAATTGTGTCGGTTTTATCGATTGATTTATTAGGGATCGTCATTGATGACGATGCGGTATTAAAAGCGGCAAACAGCGGTGAACCAGTCGCATTAGAACCCAATACAAAAGCTTCTATTGCGTATAGAAATATTGCCAGAAGAATACTTGGAGAATCTGTTCCGCTTATGAATCTTGAAGAAGAGCCGGGAATGATCGCAAAAGTAAAACGGTTTTTCGGGCTGCGAACATGA
- a CDS encoding site-2 protease family protein, whose amino-acid sequence MKTLKLSRQIHVHPLFFFLAFSALLTGAIYEFIILFSIVAIHELGHFFTARYFGWRVECIEFWLFGGAVVSEEHNTRPFHEQVLVVIAGPLQHVWIFILVFGLQIYAGPHHLLEQALEFNGLILLCNLLPIWPLDGGKLVFYCCNQFLSFRNSLTMALLLSSVILSVTMSWLIFADKWTLASILLASFLIVENLLEWKRRGYTFIRYLMYCRKRDSTRLQARYVTIDENVKVRDALKNIRANRMHYYVLKQTNPLYIVNEQECLQAYFQRKSPNLRLRDIVN is encoded by the coding sequence ATGAAAACTCTTAAGCTGTCCAGGCAGATTCATGTTCATCCTTTGTTCTTTTTTCTTGCCTTTTCCGCTTTATTGACAGGGGCAATCTACGAATTTATCATCCTATTTAGTATTGTAGCTATCCATGAGCTTGGGCATTTTTTTACGGCTCGTTATTTTGGGTGGCGTGTTGAATGTATCGAGTTTTGGTTATTTGGAGGAGCCGTTGTAAGTGAAGAACACAATACACGGCCTTTTCATGAACAAGTTTTAGTAGTCATTGCTGGCCCCTTGCAGCATGTATGGATATTTATCTTAGTCTTTGGTCTTCAAATATATGCAGGCCCTCATCATTTACTAGAACAGGCTCTTGAGTTTAATGGTCTGATTCTTTTATGTAACTTACTTCCTATTTGGCCGCTTGACGGCGGTAAACTCGTTTTTTATTGCTGTAATCAATTCCTTTCCTTTAGAAACAGCCTTACAATGGCTCTCCTCCTATCCAGTGTTATTTTATCTGTGACGATGAGCTGGTTGATCTTTGCTGATAAATGGACACTTGCCAGTATACTGCTCGCTTCTTTCTTAATTGTAGAGAATCTTCTGGAATGGAAACGTAGAGGCTATACATTTATCCGGTATTTAATGTATTGTCGAAAGCGGGATTCGACCCGGTTACAAGCTAGGTATGTAACCATCGATGAAAATGTGAAAGTAAGGGATGCATTGAAGAATATACGAGCCAATCGAATGCATTACTATGTATTGAAACAAACTAATCCTTTGTATATAGTTAATGAACAAGAGTGTCTTCAAGCTTATTTTCAAAGAAAGTCCCCTAACCTCCGCTTGAGAGACATTGTGAATTAA
- a CDS encoding ribonuclease E/G → MKTLVLHTKPAEKSGVVLENRQITEYMFERPRDTFLSGSIFLGQVQKIMKELGAAFIDFGSAKNGFLKESQIPWSTGKIEQAITEGQMLAVQVIKETSGEKGAQLTADITVPGLYLVYQPFGRTISISKNIQEPRRSDLKLAVEASRTGDEGVIIRTAAEKAVHEELLSELSMLKETWQTIDKKNNPILQDPMLPDQFIRKYPFTDIHEIIIDDIDVVQYVKRRYPALAERIRWDKKAEEQLPLSINELQARILQNEVPVAGGAQLIIEETEAMVVIDVNSSSHVKRAMANSQAFEVNAAAAEEAARQIKLRNLSGIIMIDFISMKSKKLEQKLIHYMKKHLAEDAVPATIYGMTKLGIMEISRKRQWMCPPKLLRANRKPKLNFPSVIFQMERELLAKSGNGSEAVLVAVHPDLLNEKKQLISEPFSSKISQDLFVREDASVSTYQIELEGSQELVNSAIKHRSYNVDNLF, encoded by the coding sequence ATGAAAACACTGGTCTTACATACAAAGCCCGCAGAGAAAAGCGGGGTTGTATTGGAAAATAGACAAATTACGGAATATATGTTTGAACGCCCGAGAGATACCTTCCTTTCGGGCTCCATTTTTTTAGGACAGGTACAGAAAATAATGAAAGAGCTTGGAGCAGCGTTTATCGATTTTGGCTCTGCAAAAAACGGCTTCCTTAAGGAGTCTCAAATTCCATGGAGTACCGGGAAAATTGAACAAGCCATTACAGAAGGCCAAATGCTTGCCGTTCAAGTTATTAAGGAGACTTCAGGGGAGAAAGGGGCACAGCTTACAGCAGATATTACGGTACCTGGTTTGTATTTAGTCTATCAGCCTTTTGGCAGAACAATATCCATTTCCAAAAATATTCAGGAACCTCGTCGTTCAGATTTAAAATTAGCCGTGGAAGCATCAAGAACCGGGGATGAAGGAGTTATTATTCGTACGGCTGCTGAGAAGGCAGTTCATGAGGAACTGCTTAGTGAGCTTTCGATGCTCAAGGAAACGTGGCAAACCATTGACAAGAAGAACAATCCGATTTTGCAAGATCCGATGCTTCCGGATCAGTTCATTCGAAAATATCCTTTCACGGATATTCATGAAATTATCATCGATGATATCGACGTCGTTCAATATGTGAAACGGCGTTATCCTGCTTTAGCAGAGAGAATACGCTGGGATAAAAAAGCGGAAGAACAACTTCCTCTTTCAATTAACGAATTGCAAGCTCGTATTCTTCAGAATGAGGTCCCTGTTGCCGGGGGTGCCCAGCTTATTATTGAGGAAACGGAAGCCATGGTTGTCATTGATGTCAACAGCTCCAGCCATGTAAAGAGAGCAATGGCAAATTCTCAAGCATTCGAAGTAAATGCAGCTGCAGCTGAAGAAGCAGCAAGACAGATTAAATTAAGAAACCTGTCTGGAATTATTATGATTGATTTTATTTCAATGAAGTCAAAAAAATTGGAACAAAAATTGATCCACTATATGAAAAAGCATCTAGCTGAAGATGCTGTTCCTGCTACTATTTATGGGATGACAAAGCTCGGAATTATGGAAATCAGCCGCAAGAGACAATGGATGTGTCCACCAAAGCTTCTGAGAGCAAATAGAAAGCCTAAGCTAAACTTCCCTTCCGTCATCTTTCAAATGGAGCGGGAATTACTTGCAAAATCCGGGAATGGATCGGAGGCTGTCTTAGTAGCTGTCCACCCAGACCTTTTAAATGAGAAAAAACAATTGATTTCGGAGCCTTTTTCTAGTAAAATTTCACAGGACCTATTTGTTAGAGAAGATGCTTCTGTTTCTACCTATCAAATAGAGCTTGAAGGGTCTCAGGAGTTGGTTAACAGTGCGATTAAACACAGGTCGTACAATGTTGACAACTTGTTTTGA
- a CDS encoding Spo0B domain-containing protein, with protein sequence MENHNFISLLRHKRHDWMNQIQLLQGYATLGKQDKLLEQIDELKAEAEQEHRLLNSKADTFSLWLLSFNSSHSQYRLVFYIKDEVDLSRHDLTITAYSRRMIELMEEHNVEGELYEGTLHIYNSGNNEAPGLSWEWEGAFRDLPELQKKLSKEGFIVSIFEGRELSVEMMID encoded by the coding sequence ATGGAGAATCATAACTTTATCTCGCTGTTAAGGCATAAGCGTCATGACTGGATGAATCAAATCCAGCTGCTTCAAGGATATGCCACTCTTGGTAAACAGGACAAATTACTGGAGCAAATTGATGAATTGAAAGCAGAAGCAGAACAGGAGCATCGTTTATTAAACAGCAAAGCAGACACGTTTTCATTGTGGCTGCTGTCCTTTAATTCTTCACACTCCCAGTATCGGCTTGTTTTTTATATAAAAGATGAAGTTGATTTATCCCGTCATGATTTAACTATCACGGCTTATAGCAGGCGAATGATTGAACTTATGGAAGAGCATAATGTGGAAGGAGAGCTCTATGAAGGAACGCTTCATATTTATAATAGCGGAAACAATGAAGCTCCTGGTTTAAGCTGGGAATGGGAGGGTGCCTTTCGAGATCTTCCAGAGCTGCAGAAAAAATTAAGCAAAGAAGGCTTTATCGTATCTATTTTTGAAGGTAGGGAGCTTTCTGTTGAAATGATGATAGATTGA
- the rplU gene encoding 50S ribosomal protein L21, with translation MYAIIETGGKQVKVEEGQEIYVEKVNVEDGDSITFDKVLFVGGDSAKVGAPYVDGATVTAKVEKHGRQKKITVFKYKPKKNYKRKQGHRQPYTKLVVEKINA, from the coding sequence ATGTACGCAATTATTGAAACTGGTGGAAAACAGGTCAAAGTTGAAGAAGGCCAGGAAATTTACGTAGAAAAAGTAAACGTCGAGGATGGCGATTCCATTACTTTTGACAAAGTTCTTTTTGTAGGTGGAGATAGTGCCAAAGTCGGCGCTCCATATGTTGATGGTGCAACAGTTACGGCGAAAGTGGAAAAACACGGACGTCAAAAAAAGATCACTGTCTTCAAATACAAGCCAAAAAAGAACTACAAACGTAAACAAGGTCACCGTCAGCCGTACACGAAGCTTGTTGTTGAGAAAATCAACGCCTAA
- the minC gene encoding septum site-determining protein MinC codes for MNGKNQIVSIKGTRDGLTLHLDDECTFEAILGELKKKLAFNGLNEEQPLIRLTIHLGRRYLDHEQKETLKSLIREKQNLVVENIESEVISKQEALEWKENTDINPLVKTVRSGQVIDIRGDLLLIGDVNPGGKVSATGNIYVLGSLRGIAHAGVQGDQGAVIIASYMQPNQLRIADQMSRAPDYESEGVYMECGCIDETGKIRIEPLQEIIKKRPDLASFERRMLNG; via the coding sequence GTGAATGGCAAAAATCAAATTGTATCCATAAAAGGGACACGGGATGGTCTTACACTCCATTTGGATGATGAATGCACGTTTGAAGCAATTTTGGGGGAATTGAAAAAGAAGCTCGCCTTCAACGGACTTAATGAAGAACAGCCCTTAATAAGACTCACGATTCACTTAGGAAGGCGTTATTTAGACCACGAGCAAAAGGAAACACTTAAAAGCTTAATCCGTGAGAAACAGAACTTAGTCGTTGAAAATATTGAATCGGAGGTAATCTCCAAGCAGGAAGCTTTAGAGTGGAAAGAGAATACTGATATTAATCCACTTGTAAAGACGGTCAGATCAGGACAAGTCATTGATATTCGCGGGGATTTATTACTGATCGGAGATGTAAACCCGGGAGGTAAAGTGAGTGCTACCGGAAATATTTACGTCTTAGGAAGTTTACGAGGGATCGCCCATGCAGGAGTGCAAGGGGATCAAGGTGCAGTCATAATAGCTTCCTATATGCAGCCGAACCAGCTTAGAATCGCTGATCAAATGAGCCGTGCACCAGATTATGAATCCGAAGGTGTATATATGGAATGTGGATGTATTGATGAAACAGGTAAGATCCGTATAGAACCCTTACAGGAAATCATTAAGAAGCGTCCGGATCTAGCTAGTTTTGAAAGGAGAATGCTTAATGGGTGA
- the obgE gene encoding GTPase ObgE, with translation MFVDQVKVFVKGGDGGNGLVAYRREKYVPKGGPSGGDGGDGGDVIFEVDEGLNTLMDFRYQHHFKAKRGENGMNQKQHGKNAAPLVVSVPPGTTVKDLDTGRVIADLTEHKQRAVIAKGGRGGRGNARFATARNPAPEIAENGEPGHELEVQVELKLLADVGLVGFPSVGKSTFLSVVTAARPKIADYHFTTLSPNLGVVETKDQRSFVMADLPGLIEGAHEGVGLGHQFLRHVERTRLLLHVVDMSGTEGRDPYEDYLTINHELSSYDSRLQTRPQIVVANKMDMPEAPEKLEEFKKQLGEGVQVFPVSTITRDGIDELLYAAADKLDDIPKQEKPVEEMEERVVYKYEKEEASFKVTRDDDGAYVLYGEKIESLFRRTDFTRDQSINRFARQMRSMGVDEELRKRGAKDGDTVRLLDYEFEFVD, from the coding sequence ATGTTTGTCGATCAGGTGAAAGTATTTGTAAAAGGCGGCGACGGCGGGAATGGGCTGGTCGCTTATCGGCGTGAAAAGTATGTTCCTAAAGGTGGTCCATCAGGCGGAGATGGAGGAGATGGCGGGGATGTCATTTTCGAAGTGGATGAGGGTTTAAACACGCTGATGGATTTTCGTTATCAGCACCACTTTAAAGCTAAGCGCGGAGAAAACGGAATGAATCAAAAGCAGCATGGGAAAAATGCTGCACCTTTAGTCGTTAGTGTTCCTCCGGGCACAACGGTAAAAGACTTGGATACGGGAAGAGTCATCGCCGATTTAACCGAACACAAACAGCGAGCGGTTATTGCTAAAGGCGGCCGTGGCGGCAGAGGAAACGCACGTTTTGCGACGGCGAGAAATCCTGCTCCAGAAATTGCAGAAAACGGGGAGCCGGGCCATGAGTTGGAGGTACAGGTAGAATTAAAGTTGTTAGCCGACGTAGGACTCGTAGGTTTTCCGAGTGTAGGTAAATCTACATTCCTTTCGGTTGTTACTGCAGCAAGACCTAAGATAGCCGACTACCATTTTACAACTTTATCTCCAAATTTGGGTGTAGTGGAAACAAAAGATCAGCGCAGTTTCGTAATGGCAGACCTGCCGGGATTAATTGAAGGCGCCCATGAGGGGGTGGGTTTAGGCCATCAATTTCTCCGTCACGTGGAACGGACAAGGCTCCTCCTTCACGTCGTTGACATGTCGGGAACAGAAGGAAGAGACCCTTATGAGGATTATTTAACCATAAACCATGAATTGTCCTCTTATGATTCCAGACTGCAAACACGCCCGCAAATCGTGGTGGCGAATAAAATGGATATGCCGGAAGCTCCGGAAAAACTTGAAGAATTTAAAAAACAACTAGGTGAGGGCGTTCAAGTTTTCCCTGTCTCTACAATTACCCGTGATGGAATTGATGAACTTCTTTATGCGGCTGCCGATAAGCTTGATGACATTCCGAAACAGGAAAAGCCTGTGGAGGAAATGGAAGAACGGGTCGTTTACAAATATGAAAAAGAGGAAGCTTCATTCAAGGTTACCCGGGATGATGATGGAGCGTATGTTCTATATGGTGAAAAAATCGAATCGTTGTTTAGAAGAACAGACTTCACAAGAGACCAATCAATTAACCGGTTTGCGAGGCAGATGCGCAGCATGGGAGTGGATGAGGAACTTAGAAAACGTGGAGCAAAAGATGGTGATACCGTAAGATTGTTAGATTATGAATTTGAATTTGTCGATTAA
- a CDS encoding ACT domain-containing protein, protein MADYNEKFYLVRSDILPEAMKKTIDAKALLERGKVESIFEAVQEVGLSRSAFYKYRDAVFPFQAMVKEQMITLFFHLEDRTGTLSNLLLTVAESGCNVLTIHQTIPLQGKANVTLSLNTTGMVFSIEKLLQKLHKLDFVDRVEILSSGA, encoded by the coding sequence ATGGCGGATTATAACGAAAAATTTTATTTAGTCCGTAGTGATATCCTTCCTGAAGCCATGAAGAAAACCATCGATGCTAAAGCGCTTCTGGAAAGAGGAAAGGTAGAGTCCATCTTCGAAGCGGTTCAAGAAGTGGGACTCTCAAGAAGTGCCTTTTATAAATACAGAGATGCTGTATTTCCTTTTCAGGCTATGGTTAAAGAACAAATGATTACGTTATTCTTTCATTTAGAGGATCGCACGGGTACTTTGTCAAATCTGCTGCTGACCGTAGCAGAGTCAGGTTGCAATGTGCTCACCATCCACCAGACGATTCCGTTACAAGGAAAAGCAAACGTTACGCTTTCATTAAATACGACAGGTATGGTATTTTCAATAGAAAAATTATTACAAAAATTACACAAGCTCGACTTCGTGGATCGAGTGGAGATCCTTAGTTCAGGAGCATAA
- the mreD gene encoding rod shape-determining protein MreD yields MSRYLIALILLILVALQGMAMNLLPSSLVYTNLLITPHWALCFILLLAIFYDNDRTYHSLWFGLLFGLLIDVAYTGVLGVYMVTYGFVAYTIHGLTKLLHANFLSASLLIILGVALADTLLFIIYSFVQVASMAWSTYALQRLLPTLAANMIFFVIIYPIMKNRIVQWSEDIHNA; encoded by the coding sequence ATGAGTCGATATTTAATCGCGCTTATTTTGCTTATACTTGTGGCTTTGCAGGGAATGGCTATGAATTTACTCCCCTCCAGTCTTGTCTATACTAATTTACTTATTACTCCTCATTGGGCGTTATGCTTCATTCTCCTGCTGGCTATATTTTATGATAATGACCGTACATATCATTCTCTTTGGTTCGGCCTTTTGTTTGGGTTACTTATAGATGTTGCCTATACAGGAGTACTAGGAGTCTATATGGTCACGTACGGATTTGTTGCTTATACGATCCATGGATTAACAAAATTGCTTCATGCAAACTTTTTATCTGCTTCGCTATTAATCATTCTTGGTGTAGCACTTGCGGATACTTTATTATTTATCATTTATTCTTTCGTGCAGGTAGCCTCTATGGCCTGGAGTACATATGCGCTTCAAAGGCTGCTTCCTACGCTTGCTGCCAACATGATCTTTTTCGTTATCATCTACCCGATAATGAAAAATCGGATTGTACAGTGGTCCGAAGATATTCACAATGCATAG
- a CDS encoding rod shape-determining protein → MGLFGFSQDLGIDLGTANTLVFLKNKGVIVREPSVVAKNTKTDTIEAVGNDARNMIGRTPGYISVIRPMKDGVIADYDTTAQMMKYYIKKALKTRSSFASKPNVMVCVPSGITMVEERAVIDATKQAGAKDAFPIAEPFAAAIGAGLPVWEPTGSMVVDIGGGTTEVAIISLGGIVTSQSIRVAGDEMDDSIVQHVRKKYNLMIGERTAEEIKMELGGAGEVRENEEMEIRGRDLLTGLPKTITIQSAEIVQALKDTVDSIIETVKNTLEKTPPELAADIMERGIVLTGGGALLKNLDTVISEETNMPVFIADEPLDCVAIGTGKSLEYIQHFRAQPNVASRSTME, encoded by the coding sequence TTGGGTTTATTTGGATTTTCTCAGGACTTGGGGATTGATTTAGGAACAGCAAATACCCTTGTATTTCTGAAAAATAAAGGAGTCATTGTTCGCGAACCTTCTGTAGTAGCGAAGAATACAAAGACAGACACAATAGAAGCGGTTGGAAATGATGCAAGGAACATGATAGGCCGGACCCCTGGATACATTTCTGTAATCCGTCCGATGAAGGATGGGGTGATTGCCGACTATGATACAACTGCTCAAATGATGAAATATTATATAAAAAAAGCGCTGAAAACCCGTTCTTCTTTTGCAAGTAAACCGAATGTTATGGTGTGTGTACCATCAGGTATTACTATGGTGGAAGAAAGGGCAGTCATAGATGCCACAAAGCAAGCTGGAGCAAAGGATGCCTTTCCTATTGCGGAGCCTTTTGCGGCAGCTATCGGAGCTGGGCTGCCGGTATGGGAACCAACAGGAAGCATGGTCGTTGATATTGGCGGAGGTACAACAGAAGTAGCGATTATTTCCCTTGGGGGAATCGTGACCAGCCAATCTATACGAGTTGCAGGTGATGAGATGGACGATTCTATCGTTCAGCATGTAAGAAAGAAGTACAATTTAATGATAGGGGAACGCACGGCTGAAGAGATAAAAATGGAACTTGGCGGTGCTGGAGAAGTCCGGGAGAACGAAGAGATGGAAATCCGTGGGCGCGATTTATTGACAGGTCTTCCGAAGACGATTACAATCCAATCTGCTGAAATTGTCCAAGCTCTAAAGGATACGGTAGATTCAATTATTGAAACTGTGAAAAACACTCTCGAAAAAACCCCTCCGGAATTAGCTGCAGATATTATGGAGCGGGGAATCGTATTAACTGGTGGAGGAGCTCTTTTGAAAAACCTTGATACGGTTATTAGTGAAGAAACTAACATGCCGGTTTTTATTGCAGATGAACCACTTGATTGTGTGGCCATCGGAACTGGTAAATCTCTTGAATATATTCAACATTTTCGTGCTCAGCCGAATGTTGCGAGTCGTTCAACAATGGAATAG
- a CDS encoding M23 family metallopeptidase: MKRDIEDVRRNIASRKKKKVHTSHSKSMTTMQPPQDEELHGFPPIVTGYTERVKRETGKIRSNQLILQLVFSALLFVTVAAGERTNIPLVDKPEQWVSNQLQQEFPFAKVMAWYSDRFGNPLQLVQKEEPKKATDLALPVNGTVTKSFQSDGKGIVMSATDGSNVKAVKAGTVIFAGNDPESDKTVIIQHADGTNTIYGYLSSINVHLYEFVDAQSELGSVKSTEGQAAQFFFAVQKDKQYLDPVQVIKVDENS, from the coding sequence ATGAAAAGGGATATTGAGGATGTGCGACGTAATATTGCAAGCCGAAAGAAGAAAAAAGTTCATACTTCTCACTCTAAGTCAATGACGACGATGCAGCCTCCTCAAGATGAGGAACTTCATGGATTTCCACCCATTGTAACTGGTTATACAGAACGTGTAAAAAGGGAAACGGGCAAAATCCGCTCAAATCAGCTTATTTTACAGCTGGTCTTTTCTGCCCTTCTTTTTGTTACGGTAGCAGCGGGAGAAAGAACAAACATTCCATTGGTGGACAAGCCTGAGCAGTGGGTATCGAATCAATTACAGCAGGAGTTTCCTTTTGCAAAAGTAATGGCGTGGTACAGTGATCGTTTTGGCAATCCTCTTCAGCTTGTCCAAAAAGAAGAACCAAAAAAAGCCACCGATTTAGCGCTGCCTGTAAATGGAACAGTGACTAAATCCTTTCAAAGTGATGGAAAAGGGATCGTTATGTCCGCCACCGATGGTTCAAATGTAAAAGCAGTAAAAGCTGGAACGGTAATATTCGCTGGGAATGACCCAGAATCCGATAAGACTGTTATCATTCAGCACGCAGATGGGACAAATACAATTTATGGATACCTATCTTCCATCAATGTGCATTTATACGAATTCGTAGATGCCCAGTCCGAGCTAGGTTCGGTAAAATCAACGGAAGGACAAGCGGCGCAGTTTTTCTTTGCCGTGCAAAAGGATAAACAATACTTGGATCCTGTCCAGGTGATCAAAGTAGATGAAAACTCTTAA
- a CDS encoding ribosomal-processing cysteine protease Prp, producing MIHVNIYRSQGFIEGFEIAGHAESGPYGHDLVCAAVSAISFGTVNAIEHLGEFEPHVEQGGEGGYLKVTLPEGLTSEQEGKTQVLLQGMQVSLETIEHEYSNHIKVTLY from the coding sequence ATGATTCATGTAAACATTTACCGCTCGCAAGGTTTCATCGAAGGGTTTGAAATAGCCGGTCATGCAGAAAGCGGACCTTATGGACATGATCTCGTATGTGCAGCTGTATCTGCCATTTCCTTCGGGACGGTCAACGCGATTGAACATCTTGGCGAGTTTGAACCTCATGTGGAGCAGGGCGGCGAAGGCGGATACTTAAAAGTAACTTTGCCGGAAGGTTTGACATCTGAACAGGAAGGGAAGACACAAGTTCTTCTTCAAGGCATGCAGGTGTCGCTGGAGACCATTGAACATGAGTATAGTAATCATATTAAAGTTACTCTCTATTAA
- the rpmA gene encoding 50S ribosomal protein L27, with translation MLRLDLQFFSQKKGQGSTKNGRDSESKRLGAKRADGQQVTGGSILYRQRGTKIYPGANVGRGGDDTLFAKVDGVVKFERYGRNRKKVSVYPVAQEA, from the coding sequence ATGCTACGTCTTGATTTGCAATTCTTTTCCCAGAAAAAAGGGCAAGGTAGTACGAAAAACGGACGTGACTCTGAGTCTAAACGCCTTGGAGCCAAACGTGCAGATGGACAACAAGTTACTGGTGGGTCTATCCTTTACCGTCAACGCGGTACGAAGATTTATCCAGGAGCAAACGTTGGCCGTGGAGGAGATGACACTTTGTTCGCAAAAGTGGACGGTGTTGTTAAATTTGAGCGTTACGGACGTAATCGCAAGAAAGTGAGCGTTTATCCTGTTGCTCAGGAAGCGTAA
- the mreC gene encoding rod shape-determining protein MreC has translation MPSFFRRKRLMTVLIVFIVLVGLIGFSIRDRSSISIPEKFLQDTVGWVQTIFHQPIRLVDGIYTHTKDMLHVYEQNKVLKARLAEYKGSIQENQALKKENEELRATMDKSKALSDYSPIQASVIARSSDRWFEQMTINKGEENGVKKDMAVMTSEGMVGKIKSAGAFHSTVQLLSGFDRSNKISAWVEKKKGNRVFGLIEGYDDESGRLILNGIKLDEELKKGDAVVSSGMGGVFPENLRIGKVDEVVNDQFGLTKTAYIKTYADLFDINQVIVVDRAEETVENNNGEEQ, from the coding sequence ATGCCTTCATTTTTTCGCAGAAAAAGACTTATGACTGTATTAATCGTATTCATCGTTCTAGTGGGGCTCATTGGCTTTTCAATTCGAGATCGCAGTTCAATATCCATTCCAGAAAAGTTTTTACAGGATACAGTGGGCTGGGTTCAAACCATTTTTCACCAGCCGATTCGTTTGGTAGATGGTATTTATACCCACACAAAGGATATGCTCCATGTTTATGAACAAAATAAAGTGCTGAAAGCAAGGCTTGCCGAATACAAAGGGTCTATTCAGGAAAACCAGGCATTAAAAAAAGAGAATGAGGAGCTGAGAGCTACTATGGATAAATCCAAAGCTCTAAGCGATTATTCTCCCATCCAAGCCTCTGTAATAGCTAGAAGCTCTGACCGCTGGTTTGAGCAAATGACCATTAATAAAGGTGAAGAAAACGGTGTGAAGAAAGACATGGCCGTCATGACTAGTGAGGGTATGGTTGGAAAAATTAAATCTGCCGGTGCCTTCCATTCTACAGTTCAGCTGTTAAGTGGATTCGACCGTTCCAATAAGATTTCTGCCTGGGTAGAAAAGAAGAAAGGTAATCGCGTCTTTGGATTAATCGAAGGATATGATGACGAAAGCGGCCGACTGATTCTAAACGGGATCAAACTGGATGAGGAGTTAAAGAAGGGGGATGCCGTTGTATCCTCTGGAATGGGCGGAGTATTTCCTGAGAATTTACGCATAGGAAAAGTTGATGAAGTGGTCAATGACCAATTTGGTTTGACCAAAACTGCTTATATCAAAACCTATGCTGATCTATTTGATATCAATCAAGTGATCGTTGTAGATCGTGCTGAGGAAACAGTAGAAAATAATAATGGAGAAGAGCAATGA